A stretch of Carya illinoinensis cultivar Pawnee chromosome 14, C.illinoinensisPawnee_v1, whole genome shotgun sequence DNA encodes these proteins:
- the LOC122294341 gene encoding UMP-CMP kinase 3-like isoform X1, producing the protein MFMGTVGEAANKEANRSLSEKKPTVVFVLGGPGSGKGTQCAKIVQHFGYTHLSAGDLLRAEISSGSENGTMIQNMIKEGKIVPSEVTIKLLQRAMTESGNDKFLIDGFPRNEENRAAFEDVTKIEPAFVLFFDCSEEEMERRVLNRNQGREDDNIETIRKRFKVFLDSSLPVIDHYKSRGKVRKIDAGRPVEEVFESVKDVFTSKNEKVKHHSCAWWKFNQHGLCFVRNKIPGKRVK; encoded by the exons ATGTTCATGGGAACTGTTGGCGAGGCTGCAAACAAG GAGGCTAACAGAAGCCTATCTGAGAAGAAGCCCACAGTTGTTTTTGTTCTAG GTGGCCCAGGTAGTGGAAAAGGTACCCAATGTGCAAAGATTGTTCAACACTTCGGTTATACCCATCTCAGTGCTGGTGATCTTCTCCGAGCAGAAATCAGCTCTGGTTCTGAAAATGG CACTATGATTCAGAACATGATTAAAGAAGGAAAGATCGTTCCCTCGGAGGTAACTATTAAGCTTCTCCAACGTGCAATGACAGAAAGTGGTAATGACAAATTTCTTATTGATGGTTTTCCTCGTAACGAGGAAAATCGAGCAGCATTTGAGGATGTT ACAAAAATTGAGCCAGCTTTTGTCCTATTTTTTGATTGTTCTGAGGAAGAGATGGAGAGGCGTGTTTTGAATAGAAACCAG GGAAGGGAAGATGATAACATTGAAACAATTAGAAAGCGCTTTAAGGTTTTCTTGGACTCTAGTCTCCCTGTGATTGATCATTACAAGTCCAGGGGAAAAGTTCGAAAG ATTGATGCTGGAAGGCCAGTTGAAGAGGTTTTTGAGTCTGTCAAAGATGTATTTACCTCAAAAAATGAGAAGGTAAAGCACCATAGTTGTGCTTGGTGGAAATTTAATCAACATGGTCTCTGTTTTGTAAGAAACAAAATACCTGGAAAGAGAGTTAAATGA
- the LOC122294341 gene encoding UMP-CMP kinase 3-like isoform X3, producing the protein MFMGTVGEAANKEANRSLSEKKPTVVFVLGGPGSGKGTQCAKIVQHFGYTHLSAGDLLRAEISSGSENGTMIQNMIKEGKIVPSEVTIKLLQRAMTESGNDKFLIDGFPRNEENRAAFEDVTKIEPAFVLFFDCSEEEMERRVLNRNQGREDDNIETIRKRFKVFLDSSLPVIDHYKSRGKVRKIDAGRPVEEVFESVKDVFTSKNEKAD; encoded by the exons ATGTTCATGGGAACTGTTGGCGAGGCTGCAAACAAG GAGGCTAACAGAAGCCTATCTGAGAAGAAGCCCACAGTTGTTTTTGTTCTAG GTGGCCCAGGTAGTGGAAAAGGTACCCAATGTGCAAAGATTGTTCAACACTTCGGTTATACCCATCTCAGTGCTGGTGATCTTCTCCGAGCAGAAATCAGCTCTGGTTCTGAAAATGG CACTATGATTCAGAACATGATTAAAGAAGGAAAGATCGTTCCCTCGGAGGTAACTATTAAGCTTCTCCAACGTGCAATGACAGAAAGTGGTAATGACAAATTTCTTATTGATGGTTTTCCTCGTAACGAGGAAAATCGAGCAGCATTTGAGGATGTT ACAAAAATTGAGCCAGCTTTTGTCCTATTTTTTGATTGTTCTGAGGAAGAGATGGAGAGGCGTGTTTTGAATAGAAACCAG GGAAGGGAAGATGATAACATTGAAACAATTAGAAAGCGCTTTAAGGTTTTCTTGGACTCTAGTCTCCCTGTGATTGATCATTACAAGTCCAGGGGAAAAGTTCGAAAG ATTGATGCTGGAAGGCCAGTTGAAGAGGTTTTTGAGTCTGTCAAAGATGTATTTACCTCAAAAAATGAGAAG GCTGACTGA
- the LOC122294341 gene encoding UMP-CMP kinase 3-like isoform X2 has product MGPKIMLMDKRQPQPLGQGGPGSGKGTQCAKIVQHFGYTHLSAGDLLRAEISSGSENGTMIQNMIKEGKIVPSEVTIKLLQRAMTESGNDKFLIDGFPRNEENRAAFEDVTKIEPAFVLFFDCSEEEMERRVLNRNQGREDDNIETIRKRFKVFLDSSLPVIDHYKSRGKVRKIDAGRPVEEVFESVKDVFTSKNEKVKHHSCAWWKFNQHGLCFVRNKIPGKRVK; this is encoded by the exons ATGGGTCCTAAAATAATGCTAATGGATAAAAGGCAGCCACAACCACTGGGGCAAG GTGGCCCAGGTAGTGGAAAAGGTACCCAATGTGCAAAGATTGTTCAACACTTCGGTTATACCCATCTCAGTGCTGGTGATCTTCTCCGAGCAGAAATCAGCTCTGGTTCTGAAAATGG CACTATGATTCAGAACATGATTAAAGAAGGAAAGATCGTTCCCTCGGAGGTAACTATTAAGCTTCTCCAACGTGCAATGACAGAAAGTGGTAATGACAAATTTCTTATTGATGGTTTTCCTCGTAACGAGGAAAATCGAGCAGCATTTGAGGATGTT ACAAAAATTGAGCCAGCTTTTGTCCTATTTTTTGATTGTTCTGAGGAAGAGATGGAGAGGCGTGTTTTGAATAGAAACCAG GGAAGGGAAGATGATAACATTGAAACAATTAGAAAGCGCTTTAAGGTTTTCTTGGACTCTAGTCTCCCTGTGATTGATCATTACAAGTCCAGGGGAAAAGTTCGAAAG ATTGATGCTGGAAGGCCAGTTGAAGAGGTTTTTGAGTCTGTCAAAGATGTATTTACCTCAAAAAATGAGAAGGTAAAGCACCATAGTTGTGCTTGGTGGAAATTTAATCAACATGGTCTCTGTTTTGTAAGAAACAAAATACCTGGAAAGAGAGTTAAATGA
- the LOC122294342 gene encoding 50S ribosomal protein L18 produces the protein MACISSPASSSSPFILPAELLPSRSLKPTSLSWTSSFPKLGIFSNCVTVPPKPILKKGSFIQAAWTRRSRSEAAKRPNKKSWKQRTDMYMRPFLLNVFFSKRFVHAKVMHRATSKVISVATTNSRDLRFTLPSLTDHNACRVIGKLIAERSKEADVFAMSYEPRKNERIEGKLGIVIDTIRENGIMFV, from the exons ATGGCGTGTATATCAAGTCCCGCGTCATCCTCGTCACCGTTTATTCTTCCAGCTGAGTTACTTCCGAGTCGTTCACTGAAACCCACTTCGCTTTCTTGGACATCTTCCTTTCCCAAGCTCGGCATTTTCTCGAATTGCGTTACAGTCCCACCTAAACCCATACTCAAAAAG GGTTCTTTCATTCAAGCTGCCTGGACCCGGAGATCTCGAAGTGAGGCTGCTAAAAGACCAAATAAGAAATCATGGAAACAGAGGACAGATATGTACATGAGACCATTTTTActaaatgttttcttttcaaagCGATTTGTCCATGCGAAAGTTATGCATCGGGCCACCAGCAAAGTGATATCTGTTGCCACCACGAATTCCAGGGACCTGAGGTTTACGTTACCATCACTCACCGATCACAATGCCTGTCGAGTTATTGGGAAGCTGATTGCAGAGAGGTCGAAGGAAGCTGATGTATTTGCAATGTCTTATGAGCCCagaaaaaatgagagaattGAGGGTAAGCTAGGGATTGTTATCGACACCATTAGGGAAAATGGGATTATGTTTGTTTAA